The genomic region CGCCGAAGGCGCTCTCGGCGGCTAGCACGGCGGCGGACCACGAGCTTTCGTCGCTGACGTCGAGGCGGGTGAAGCGAGCACGGGTCCCGAGTTCGTCGGCGAGAGCGGCGCCGCGTTCGGTGTCGATGTCGCCGATCACCACGTTCGCTCCCTCCGCGTGAAAGGCGCGTACGTGGCTGGAGCCCTGGCCGCCGGTCCCACCGGTCACGAGCACGGTCTGGTTGTCGAAGCGGAGCATCAGATGTTCCTTCGGTATGTGGGCGGCTGACCGGGATCATCAGTGATGAACGGCGGCCGATGGTGAGTCGCTCGACTCACCACTGGCCTGACACTAGGCCGGCGGCAGTGGTGAGTCAAGCCACTCACCTCGTATGCTTTGCCCATGGGCAGGGTCGTGACGACGTATCACCAGCGCGTCGCCCAGGAGAAGCGCGCGCTGATCGTGGCGGCCGCGACCGCGCTGTTCCTTGAGTTGGGCTACGACCGGACGTCGCTGGCGCAGATCGCAGAGCGCTCGGGCGTTTCGCGGGCCACCTTGTTCAAGCAGTTTCCGAGCAAAGCCGCACTGTTCGACGCCATCGTCACCGAGTCCTGGTCAACAGCTGACGAAGAGGATCCGCCTCCGGCGGGCAACCTCGTCGACGGACTCCGCGCCATCGGTCGCCGCTACGCCGAGCTGTTGAGCCAGCCCCAGATGACCGACCTGTTCCGAATCGTCATCGCCGAGCTGCCGCGTTTCCCCGAGCTGGCCCACGCGCAGTTCTCGCAGGGGAAGATGCCCTACTTCGAGTCCGTACGCGGCTACCTCCTCGCCGAGCACGAAGCAGGAACGGCGCGGGTCGAAGATGTTGAACTCGCAGCCACCCAGTTCCTGGGCATGATCTCCAACTACGTCTTCTGGCCGACACTCCTGGTGCCGGGCTGGGAGGTGAGCGCCGAACGCGTCACCCAGGTGGTCGACGAGGCCGTCCGCACCATCGCCGCCCGATATGCCGTGACTGGACCAGAGACGCCCAGCACCTGGACGGGAACGCCCGGGTCGCCCCGGACGTCGAGCAGGTGACCGGCCGCCCCGGGTGCACGTTCCGGCAGTGGGCCGCTGAGCACGCGGACGACTTCCGCCGACGGCGCCCGGGGCGTGGATCGGTCAGGCCGCGTGGGCCGGGCGTAGGTCTGCCAGCAACCGCTCCACCTCGGCGTACGCCTCAGGGCCCAGCGGGCCGAGCTCCAGGGTGGTCAGGTTCTCCTCCGCCTGGGCCACAGTGCGCAGGCCGGGGATCGGCACGGTACGCGGGCTGCGCGCCAGCAGCCAGCCCAGCGCGCCCTGTGCGAGGGTTCGCCCGTCGGCGGTGAGCGCCGCCCGGACCTGCTCGACACGTGCCGCCCAGCGGGGCGTCGGCCGGCCGTCGGTGAACCACTGCAACCACTCCGGTGCCCGGCCGCGTACGTCGTCCGCGCCGAGGGCCCGGATCGAGCCCGTGAGTAGCCCCATCGCCAGCGGCCCCCGGTTGAGGCTTGCCAGGTCGTAGTTGTCGCAGACCGCCAGCACCGCCGCGTTGTCGCTCAGCACCGACTCGTCGTGCTGGATGGCGACGCAGTGCGGGCCGGCCGCCGCGAACGCCTCCGCCGAAGCCGGGTTGTCGGTGCTCCAGCCGTACCCCCGGATCTTGCCCTTGTCGACAAGCGCCTCCAGGGTGTCGACCAGGTCGAGCGCGGCGGGCACCGGCAGATCGTTGAGGTGCAGTTGGTAGAGGTCCACGTGGTCGGTGCCGAGCCGACGCAGCGAATCCTCCAGGCTGCGCACGGCGAACGCCGGACTGGCGTCGGTACCGAGCGCCCGCCGGGTGGTCTCGTCGCTGACGTTGCCGAACTTGGTGGCGATCACCGCGTCGTCGCGTCGGCCGGCCAGGGCCCGGCCGAGGATCCGCTCGCTGTGCCCGGCGCCGTAGTTGCTGGCCGTGTCGAACAGCGTCACCCCCAGCTCCAGCGCCCGGTGGATGGTGTGGATCGACTCGTCGTCGTCCACCTCGCCCCACCCGAACGGCTGCCCGTCGTCACCCCAGAGCGGGCCGCCGATCGCCCAGCAGCCCATCCCGATCGCACTCACCTCGATGCCGCTGCGTCCCAGCGTCCGTGTCGTCGTCATGCGCCAAGCCTCCAACCTGGAGTGCACTCCAGGTCAAGGGCTAACATCTCGGCCATGACCGGTCACGCGCCTGCGGAGGCCGCCCGTTACGCGCCCGCGGAGGCCGCCCGGCGCAGCGGCTTCAGCCTGGACACGCTGCGGTACTACGAGAAGATCGGCCTGCTCGCCGACGTGGGTCGTACGGCGGGCGGGCGTAGGGTCTTCACCGACGACGACCTGAGCTGGCTCGTGCTGTTGCGCTGCCTGCGCGACACCGGGATGCCGATCGCCCAGATGTGCCGCTACGCGTCCCTGGCCCGCGAGGGCGAGCACACCACCGACGAGCGGCGTGAGCTGCTGCAACAGCACGCCACACAGGTCCAGGAGCAGATGCGTCTGCTCCAACGCCAGTACGACCACCTTAGGGAGAAGATCCGCTTCTACGAAGGGCTGCCCGGCGCGGGCCTGCGCGACGGGGAAGCGGCGCGCGACGATGCTGCGGCGCGCGACGACGAGGCTCGCGACGATCAGCCGGCGGCGGCCAGCCGGGGCAGCAGCGGGGTCAGCGGATCGAGCGCGTCGGCGCGTACCACGTAGCGGGTGACGCCCCAGCGCCGTCGGTGCGCCGCCACCGCCGCGACGATCTCGTCCGGGCTGCCGATCAGCACGAACGGCGTGGCCAGCAGCTCGTCGACGGTCAGGCCGGTCTCCTCGGCGATCTGCTCCGCGGCGGCCTGAGCACCGTCGCCCACCGCCACGTGCTGCACAAGCGCCTCCAACACCGGCGGGTAGTCCCGTCCGGCCGCGCCGGCCGCGACCGCTGCCAGTTGCGCGTCGAGCTGCGCGGCACGCCAGCGCACCTCGTGGTTGTGGCCGTCGGCGAGGGTACGGCCGAAGCCGGTCAGCCCCACCACGTCGGCGTGCGCGCCGGCCCAGCGCAGCAGCTCAGTGTTCGCTGTGCCGACTGTCAGCGGGATCCGGGACTCCACCGGGTCGGGCCGATCCAGCCGTGCGGCACGCATCACGAGGTCGGCCGAGTCGACGGTGACCTCGTCGCCGGCCAGCAGCGCGCGTACCGCCTCGGTCACCGCGATGCAGCGACGTACCCGGCCGGCGACGTCGGGGCGCTCCCGGCCGACGGCACGCCACTCGGAGGGGGTGTGGCCGGCGCCGATGCCGAGCCGGGCACGCCCGCCGGAGACCAGGTCGAGGGTGGCCACGTCGGTGGCGAGCAGGACCGGCTCGCGTACGCCGGCGTTGGAGACGTACGAGCCGAGCCCGAGGGCCGAGGTGACCGACGCGGCGGCGGCCAGCGCGACGAACGGCGCGGGCACCCCGCCCGGGTGGTCGCCGACGAGCAGCGCGTCGTAGCCGGCGGACTCGGCCCGCCGAGCCAGTTCGCACCAGCTGGCGGCGTCGGACGGGCTCGCCTGGACCGAA from Micromonospora profundi harbors:
- a CDS encoding TetR/AcrR family transcriptional regulator, which encodes MGRVVTTYHQRVAQEKRALIVAAATALFLELGYDRTSLAQIAERSGVSRATLFKQFPSKAALFDAIVTESWSTADEEDPPPAGNLVDGLRAIGRRYAELLSQPQMTDLFRIVIAELPRFPELAHAQFSQGKMPYFESVRGYLLAEHEAGTARVEDVELAATQFLGMISNYVFWPTLLVPGWEVSAERVTQVVDEAVRTIAARYAVTGPETPSTWTGTPGSPRTSSR
- a CDS encoding LLM class flavin-dependent oxidoreductase, whose protein sequence is MITFSVQASPSDAASWCELARRAESAGYDALLVGDHPGGVPAPFVALAAAASVTSALGLGSYVSNAGVREPVLLATDVATLDLVSGGRARLGIGAGHTPSEWRAVGRERPDVAGRVRRCIAVTEAVRALLAGDEVTVDSADLVMRAARLDRPDPVESRIPLTVGTANTELLRWAGAHADVVGLTGFGRTLADGHNHEVRWRAAQLDAQLAAVAAGAAGRDYPPVLEALVQHVAVGDGAQAAAEQIAEETGLTVDELLATPFVLIGSPDEIVAAVAAHRRRWGVTRYVVRADALDPLTPLLPRLAAAG
- a CDS encoding aldo/keto reductase, which produces MTTTRTLGRSGIEVSAIGMGCWAIGGPLWGDDGQPFGWGEVDDDESIHTIHRALELGVTLFDTASNYGAGHSERILGRALAGRRDDAVIATKFGNVSDETTRRALGTDASPAFAVRSLEDSLRRLGTDHVDLYQLHLNDLPVPAALDLVDTLEALVDKGKIRGYGWSTDNPASAEAFAAAGPHCVAIQHDESVLSDNAAVLAVCDNYDLASLNRGPLAMGLLTGSIRALGADDVRGRAPEWLQWFTDGRPTPRWAARVEQVRAALTADGRTLAQGALGWLLARSPRTVPIPGLRTVAQAEENLTTLELGPLGPEAYAEVERLLADLRPAHAA